The Gadus morhua chromosome 16, gadMor3.0, whole genome shotgun sequence DNA window TTCTCCCCATTCAGTGTGAGGGCATGGGAAACCAGCGTGTCGAGTACCTGTGTGAGTCGTTGGTCGTGGATGGCAGCCGTTGATCCGTGTACTACTATGTCGTCCAGGAATATCACCACCCCTGGGATGCCAGCGAAGATGGTGGACATTATTTTCTGGAAGCAGCTAGGGGCGGAGCAAAGACCAAACGGCACCCTGGTGTAGCGGAAAACGCCTGCGTGTGTGACGAAAGCGGTGAGGTTACGGCTGTCTGGGTGCAGGGGTACCTGCAGGTAGCCTTGGCGGAGGTCAAGCTTTGAAAAAATCTTGGAGCCGTAAAATTGAGAGGTCAGTTCCTCTGCTGTGGGCAGCGGGTATTTGTCGGGCACCACGGCTTTGTTAACCGCCCTcaggtccacacacacgcaaaccaccTGACTTCTTCTCCGCGATGACCAGGTTAGAGATCCAGGGCGAGGCGTTGACTGACTCAATGATGCCTAAGTCCAACAGCTTTGTCAGCTCTGCTGAGACGTCATCGCGTAGTGCCAGGGGAATGCGGCGGAGAGGCTGTATGACAGGGTGTATGTCTTTGCGAAGCAGAGGTTGATGGGTGAAAGCTGAGATGCAGCCTAGGCCAGAAAAGAGTGCTGGTCATCGCTGTTCCCATGGTGAGCTGACCTGGTGAATTGTTGCTCCACCGCTGTCCATGAACGTGAAGCCCAAGCTGGTGATGAGATCCAGCCCCATGAGGTTAGCTCCATGGCGTGCCACTTGAAAAGTGAAGGTAGCCAAGGATGTGTTGCCATGGCGCACCGGACAGCTGAGGGAGGCCACTAAGTCGATCTTAGAATTGCCATATCCATGGAGAACAGCCGAAGGCGTCTGCAGCGTGATGTGGGGCAGGAAGCGCTTGACTGTGGACCAGTTGAGGAGGGATAAAGCCGCTCCAGTATCCAACAGTAAAGGAACACAGACCCCATCTAGTTCCACTGTGCACGTCTTGAAGGACGCACGTGCAGAGCTGACAGAGTGTATGGGTGTTGGGGCTGATGAGCTAGCCACAGCCTGTCGTGGGCCTGTCCGTGGGCCGAGCACGGACGGCGCAGAGCGACAGACTTTGGCGAAGTGGTTGTCTCTCCCGCAGGACTGGCAGACTTTTCCCCTGGCCGGGCATGTTGGGGCTCTGCTCATGTGGGAAGAGGATCCACAGTTGCCACAACCGCGACGTGGCTGGCTACGTGTGTGGGATGTGTAGTTAATCCCTGGGTCTGTGTCTGACGATGCAGGGCTAGGTGAGCGCTCAGAATCTTCGACATGTTGCGTCAatgcaggctgagaggaagcgcgGGAAGCTAGTTGTGAACTTGTGATGTCAGCTCGGTAGCTTTTTCTATTTGCAAGGCTATTTCCAGTGCTTTTTTAAGAGTCAAATCATCTGGTGACATAATCAACTTTTCCCGAATTTTGGGGTGGGCTGCGTGTTCTGCAAGCTGGTCCCTTATCATCTCCTGCTCCATTTCACCGAATTTACAGAAAACCGCTAAGCTGCGGTGGTCGGCTATATAATGCTGTACTGACTCACCCGCTTTTTGCCTGCGCTGCCGGAAGATTATTCGGCAGAGAATTACCGTCTGTGGAGCAGCAAAGTGTGCTTCAAGGAGTTTTGTAGCTTCTCTGTACTTTTTTGCCTGTCCCAGGGTTCTGAAAATGCACTGTCCCTCAGTACCGAGGCAATGAACAAGGAGTGCTCTTCGTCGCGGGTCGCTAGCATCCTCCAGTCCGAGAGCTGCGAGGTATGTTTCAAACGACTCCAGCCAACGAATCCACGGTACCGGAGGCTCGCCTGGTAGTGTCAGGAAAGGTGTAGGTGGTGGGAGTGAAAACTCCATCCTCGTCGCCAATGTTATGTGTGTAAAACACTACGCGAAACACGGGAGCCTCATGAGTTCAACTATTTACTCCAACTTATCCCAACGGACACACCTCACCGGAAACACGTCATCCGTTACATTAAAATACAGGCATGCTATCAAAATACGGGCATGCCGTAAACACTGTCATGGATACATAAcactacttcaagcccccgggcctaggcccggtggctctctgccgtctacctacctattgatctctggcctctTCACTTGACGTCCTCCGATAGAGGACGTCAattgggcgtggcctatgcagtgggcgtggccggggtgacgtaatggcttcggcttcttcacctatctaaaggtgctgccttctgtggagggagcagccttcaataaggtcttgctccccttgtggctatgtgagggtaatgcagcttcttaaaatacttaacaacGCCGTTTACAACGGATCCACCACGGCCATGGCTAACCCCCTGATCGCATTCACTCTGATCAAGCGCTTACAGTCTGAGTGGGCCAACCTGGTCTACAGCAACGAAGCCTCCGAGAACACACAAGGTCGGTTCAATCAGGACACAGACTCAGAGTTAAGCTCAGACCAGGCAGCAATAGCAATAGCACCCATCACTGACATAATGCGCATTTGCCATCCTCCTAGAAGGCCAATCTGCCATTCATTCTTTTGTGGTGTCACATTTCACAATGGCCTTAGAACTCCAGCACCAGAAAACATCTGGTGCTGCTATGTGATCAGCTCCACCcagcccccgccctcctctcctatcctctcaaCACCCCCCTAATAACCCCTtctgcctctccttctccccagcCCTGAGGTCCGGTTTCAAGGCGCTGGAGGCCAGCCTGCCCAAGATGGAGGACCTGCAGGGTGCTGCTAAGGCCCTGATGCGGCTCCAGGATGTTTACGCTCTCCAGGTGGGGAGCCTGACCCGGGGTCGCTTCCAGAGAGCTGCACGGGGCGACCCCGTGGACATCTATCGGCCCGcagtctccgtccctctctctggcgACGACTGCTTCCTGGTACCTCAATGCTTATGGCCGTATATGTCCCATACAGGAAAACAATCAAATACTTTCCCCTTTGATCTGTCAGTGGAGTTGTATCTCAGAGAGAGTTCCCTCTGGCTGTGTTCCTGTAATAATAGCCTAAACTTGCTCAGTGAGGAAGGCGCTGCTGAAACGTTTTTGCCTAGCCTTGAGTATTCCCACTGTGAATCCCATTGTTTATGGGAAGGGGTGATGTATGAGGGTAGGGCACTTTGAGCCCTAGACAAGGGCTCAAAATGAACAAAGAACAAGAACAAAGCTTCAGTTCAGCGTTGATGGATCTACCTTCGGGATTTCGTCCATCTTTTTACTTCCTGCCCAATGGCCAGTTAAAGACAAAAGACATGGACATTTAGCCTCTTAATTATTCTCATAGGTCCTGAAATTCCCGTGATGAGGAGCAGGCACGTGCACAGACATTTTGGGGGGCAggtgctcaaaaaaaaaaaaagggcacccATCGCCAAAATTATTACTGAGCTGCTTGCTGCAGTTCCCTGTCCTTCtgcttttttactctttttttggCATTATGCTGCAATTACACTAATTATGCTCTTCTCAACCTGTGTTTCCTCTTGGCAGGATTAGACCGCTAGCTTACATTTCccttattttactatttttcaCCCTCTGCAATTACTCATACAAGTTTGATCGTTGTAAAACAGGCAAAACGAAGAGATACATAAATATCACGTTAAACAATTGTGGGACAAGGATAGCATGACACCGAGAGCTAGCATAGTTTAACTGCTATTTTCTAGCTGTGAATTTTCGTGACatttataaacataaattcaacaTACTTTCGAAATTGTCTAAACGGCATTTATACAACACAAAATATGCACTTTCAGACAAATAATGTCATTTAACATGACAAACGTCAGTAAACAGCTGGGCAATGCTTTGAAATCaagttagttgtttgtttatttttttaggaaACGTCGGACCAGTTATGTTTTCAGACGTAATGTTTTCAACTAATGTGGTTGttaatttataaaaaacaacGTTGGGGGATTGCACAAACACTGCCATTACCTGTTAGTCTGATGCTGCAGGTCAGTGAAGACGTAGACTGCACCGGTGTGGCCTTGCGCTCAGCACTGAtgtgggggatgaggagggagaggcgcGGTGGGGGCTTGTGAGCACCCGGGAGCATAGGCATAGAATACGTATTCTACGTCTATGCCGCGGAGCATGTCGGGGCGAAATTCTCACAAGAactcaaataaataaaccctcagatatcaaaacacatttggGGAAATTGATGACAGAGAAACTAATTTGTATCCTAAAAATattgatgaatgaaaaaaaaaaattgggctcAAGAAAAAAAGGGCACTTTTTCTCAACCAGGGCACAAGGGCTGGTGCTTGAGCACCACTTGGGGTCTATCTGTGCACCTGCCTGATGAGGAGCCACCACTTCCGGCGGCTCATCTTCTCCGGCTGTTTCTGCCTCTGTTGACCATTCAGGGTAGCTCCCAGAATGTTCCGGGAAGCCCTACACATGATTTTCAGTAAAAGTTTTATTGATCCTCGTGAATCCTTTGCCTGTGCTATCAGGCACCAGCCTTCACCGTCCACTGTCCCTGAAACTGCTACCAGGCCTCCAGAACTTCAAACCCCTCTATATCATCCGTATTTTCGCAGCGcagggtctgtttgtgtgaggaaACGGAGGAAACAGATTATTCAAAATCAACACGTCTTCTCCTGGGGGAGTGTGGACTCTTTCCGAACTGCCCTTCACTACACATGGTAGTAAAGAACTACAAATACCAGCCATCAAAAAACAAAGATCCCATCGGAGTAAGACCACGTCATTTATTCATGGCCAAGATGAATAAAACACGATTGTGTGGTATTTTCTCTGTGAAATGAGGAGCACCAACTCAAGTAAGAGCTCTGCATTTATTAAGCTATGGAGGCAGTTTGTAGCTGTACAATGAGGCAGATTCtaaatttatatttgtatttaacaTTTTGCATCCCTTCACCTATTTCCGTTTGTCATGTATTGAAATGAAAGTTAAGTTTAGTTAATTAAAGGATTTTTAGATATATTACTGAAACTAGACGGTGTGAATATTATACAATTTCTTTGTCATTTTTAGGTTCACAATTCAACATGCAGACTGGACTCTCGGGCAATTCAACATCTTCCCCCCCTTTTCCTATcatcaaggtgtgtgtggtggttcccttcttctccatcttcctcttctgTATCGTACTCATGCTCTACATCTTCGCATCTAACCGGCACTTCATGGACAGCACTCGCTACATCTTGTTTGCCTTCATG harbors:
- the LOC115561119 gene encoding prolyl 4-hydroxylase subunit alpha-3-like, which encodes MANPLIAFTLIKRLQSEWANLVYSNEASENTQALRSGFKALEASLPKMEDLQGAAKALMRLQDVYALQVGSLTRGRFQRAARGDPVDIYRPAVSVPLSGDDCFLVPQCLWPYMSHTGKQSNTFPFDLSVELYLRESSLWLCSCNNSLNLLRLDR